One Aegilops tauschii subsp. strangulata cultivar AL8/78 chromosome 2, Aet v6.0, whole genome shotgun sequence genomic window, TCACCAAGCAATTGCCTCTACCACAGTTTGAGGCTTGCCGACGCAATCTTACCCTTCTAGATTCTTTAGGAAGTGGCtaagattgagggagggtgttagactgTATAGCCTCTATATTTACACGTGTATATTGTAACATTGTATTCCActcattatatatatgtgataggCCACCCCTAGAGGGTTGTGCCGGTTCCCCCAAAATCTATTGTCTTACACCTAGGAAGGTGATGTTACTGGCAAAGCGTGTGGACACGAAGTTGTGCCAGTTCTCCTGGTGCAGGACATTCTTAGCGGTGCCCCTCCTCCTCGACATCACCATGTCACAGCTGAGCGCGTCGCTCGAGGCGCCGCCCAACTTGCCGGCAGCTCCAGCGGGGGCATCATGTCCTGCGACGAGGTCTCCCAGAGCGCCGTCCACGGCGCTGCCCATACGGCCGTAGGAAACCTTGCACTCGGCGAGGTCGGATAGCAGGCCCTGGATGAGCTTGACCGTGGACGTGATGTTGTGCGCGGTGGCGTTGGCGGCGATGATGGCGAGATCGCGCGTGCTCCTTGCGGCGGCGGCCGCCGCCGGGTCGTCGGAGGAGAGCACGCCGACGCAGTAGTCGTAGCCGGGGTACATGTTGTACAGCAGAGAGGAGCACGTCGCGTTCATGATGGCAGCGGGCGAGGCCGTCCTGTTTGAGTTGGGGAccattgaaagcccatatatattgtactagaatttatatataaaggtgatgatttcatgcatattgaaagcccgtatatattgtacaacaattaaccgttcagctgtcgctctttcgacatactcttttttcagaccttaattgttttcaatcttcatgtctacttaggcaCTGCTAGCACATGGAGAAAAATGTATAACCAATAGGTGGCGTAATAAGCATCAGGATTTTCTCAactctcatgacattcgtttgaagacaataacgatggaaggatatgcatccaaccaggcaaacagaagcttcgtcacattcttcctgttgaatgcgaggttactattgtccatgaggcttaaCTTTTACAACAAGATATTTCTCACAGACGAACAtgttgaacagcaaaaaaagaagtttcagaTGGACAAATGGGCTACTAAACGTGCTCGGCTACTATTTACAACAAATTGTAGTCATCCTCCAATAATGTTTTTTGcacaggatgttgattttatggatcagaccgatccaatTGTTTGTGACTGTgaaaaagagtggttgggttagatggcattgccatgttcaatctgggttttttctaaatttgatgaacatttaatccttgggctttttgtaccGTTTGTATGCTTGAGTTAcatgttgttgccctcgtactcccctccgcctgccaTTACACTGctgcatcttccacggctcctgttcgtaCCCGTCCAAGGCCTCGCTGTCGTTCTTCACCTTGGTTCGCCCGTTGTGCCCACCGCCGTCTGGCGTTGTCAACAttgtcaacaaccgagaggaatcaggagatgactgtacgtggagggactgatagtagggacccaccagggtcattgcattaCGCAAGCAGGTGCTCATTATTACGagccaaaaaaatacttcctcctaattgtttgacaactaggtcccacgccattgtcaatgtagtcaataaacgaaaaaattacacaacgagcgaataacaccagggacccagcagctcgcccagttgtttTCTAGTTTAGAGACGGAGCTCAATTGCACGCTGTGCGGGGGTTGTGGCCTGTCTAGCCCACGCTTACGCTTTTATTTAAGCCAATGACGAGCccagttgatatcttttttctttctgaaaatggctagcccggtTCTTTTTTTTGAAGAACAcccaaccgaggcctacttgcttttctcagccctgctgggctgcaaatcttacaagacgaggagggatgtaagtagtaagaactgggcttccccagaaaatgggctataagttgtaagaaatgggctgtaaattttaaaccaaagccaaccggcaATTACCATTCAAATATCGTTTTTTCTGAatttctctactcttataaaaagcagagttggtgatgatggtgtgcctgccatcctgcaacataggtcgtccgatctatatctaacggataggaagaaaactatgacaatttacccgcactcctctccacatttgcagatacaGCCTTCCCTCATGCATCCTTTTCTCCCAAAatataaactactcatacaaatgcattttgatgttccgtgcaacgcacgggcatcttgctagtcaagattttaaatttcattcatttttttgcGGAGAATTTTTTTGAATGTTATATTgatatatttaaaaaaaatattgttaacgtgactcgaaatttcgtgattaaaagagttcggaccccaccgaaatatgGAAAATCTCGTTGAAATTTTTAGCAGTGCCCAAaatatggtctgtaatgctaataaaaagaatatgggcttcaaaatatccttaagaattagcaaatgagctgtaaattactgaaaataatggctaatgggttgtatgctgttttccacagatttggaggctgacttctgggcctactaggttgacgatgacgctgttgatacgtctccaacgtatctataatttttgattgttccatgctattatattatctgttttggatgtttaatgtgctttaatatgcacttttatattatttttgggactaacctattaaccgaaggcccagtgcaaattgctgtttttttctctatttcagtgtttcgcagaaaaggaatatcaaacagaatccaaacggaatgaaacctttgcgaggatcgttcttggaacaaacacaatccaggagacttggagtggacgtcaaggaagcggcgaggaagccacgaggcagggaggcgcgccccccaccctcgtgggcccctcgcagctccaccgacctacttctttcgcctatatactcttataccctaaaaacatccaagggagccacgaaacctattttccaccgccgcaaccttctgtacccatgagagcccatcttggggccttttccggcgctccgccagtgggggaatcgatcacggagggcttctacatcaacaccatagcctctccgatgatgtgtgagtagtttaccacagaccttcgggtccatagttattagctagatggcttcttctctctttttggatctcaatacaaagttctcctcgatcttcttggagatctattcgatgaaatactttttgtggtgtgtttgtccagatccgatgaattgtgggtttatgatcaagattatctatgaacaatatttggttcttctctgaattcttatatgcatgatttgatatctttgcaagtctcttcgaattatcagtttggtttggcctactagattgatctttcttgcaatgggagaagtgcttagctttgggttcaatcttgcggtgtcctttcccagtgacagtaggggcagcaaggcacgtattgtattgttgccatcgaggataaaaagatggggtttatatcatattgcttgagtttatccctctacatcatgtcatcttgcctaatgcgttactctgttcttatgaacttaatactctagatgcatgctggatagcggtcgatgtggggagtaatagtagtagatgcagaatcgtttcggtctacttgtcacggacgtgatgcctatgttcatgatcatgcctagatattctcataactatgcgcttttctatcaattgctcggcagtaatttgttcatccaccgtaaaatctgctatcttgagagaagccactagtgaaacctatggcccccggttctctttcttattatattgcatctcttttattttacatcgcatctcatttactattttgcaatctttactttccaatctatacaacaaaaataccaaaaatatttatcttattatctctatcagatctcacttttgcaagtggccgtgaagggattgacaacccctttatcgcgttggttgcacggttcttaattgtttgtgcaggtactagggatttgcgtgtagtctcctactagattgataccttggttctcaaaaactgagggaaatacttatgctactttgttgcatcaccctttcctcttcaagggaaaaccaacgcatgctcaagaggtagcaagaaggatttctggcaccgttgccggggagatctacgcacaagtcaagacataccaagtacctatcacaaactcttacccctcgcattacattatttgccatttgcctctcgttttcctctccccccacttcaccttcgccttttcttcgccctccttccgttcgatcttgtgttaccatgtgccttctttttgcttgcatcttcgcttgctaaaagtttatggatcctcatccccttgccaATGTTTTTAAgatatccaattatg contains:
- the LOC141041111 gene encoding uncharacterized protein → MVPNSNRTASPAAIMNATCSSLLYNMYPGYDYCVGVLSSDDPAAAAAARSTRDLAIIAANATAHNITSTVKLIQGLLSDLAECKVSYGRMGSAVDGALGDLVAGHDAPAGAAGKLGGASSDALSCDMVMSRRRGTAKNVLHQENWHNFVSTRFASNITFLGVRQ